The stretch of DNA GGTTTTGGAAAGTGACTGTCAGGGATTGTCAGTATCTCCAGCCACATAGGTCGGGAAATACATGCGTAGGGTTGCAGTGCGAGATGATGTTTTCCCAGTCATCCCATGACAGATCTCCAGGTCAGCAGGTTTTAACAAACCATTCTGAGAATATCTGTGCAGAGAAAGTCTTTAATACCTATCTCAATCTTTTCACTTTCATAAAAAGTCTAAAGCAGGTACAGCAGAAAGACTGAAGTCTTTTATTGTGTCATGAGAACTCTATTGAGTTTTGAAATTGCACTCAAAAAGGATATTAGATATATATTATAAGTTAACtttaaacaataatattaaGCAGAATATCACAATCAAGTATATATTGTCTTTAAATGTTTGTCAAACACCTtgatttttctttggttttgatgTGTATTTATcaatgaaatgtgttttgaatGACATCCATCTTCCCAGTCAACCTTTCAAATTTGTCCGAGCTGTGCATATGCTGTATTTACATGATTTTTTTAGACATGTTGTGACACTTGCATCAGCCCACAGAGTTATTTCCCTCTGCTGTCCACCTCCCAGTGTTACAGTAAGAAGCAATGCTGTCAGTGCTCCTGAGGCGCTTCTACAatttgcagagttgctgcagtACATAAGCAGCCTTCAAAGCAGTGAGTGGGTAGGGAGCCATGAGCCTTACTCAACAGCAAACTGCACAGTGATATCCCACGCTTCCACTCACTGCTCTAGCAGAAGCCGAAGAATATTATCAGCAGCCTTGCTAACTCCAAAGGACCTGTTGTGATCTCTGGGATCTGACCACAGAAAATTAATTTCTCAGTCAGTAATGCCTGTTTCCCCTAAGAAGCTGTATTTTAATTTGGGAGAACCATTCACTTCACCCAGAGCCTGCATACTGGCCACCAGTTCTGTTGGAGGGTGTTTGACAACTTTTGAATAATTTACAGAAGGGATTTTGCAGAGTGAATTCTGGAGAGCTGGATGACATGTTTGCTGCTGTGTGCTCGCTATTAAAATCTTTAAAGGAGTTGTGTTCCCATTGCATCCTCTAATGATTCAGAACTAAATTGTTGACTGTAATACTTTTCTCTCTTCACTTTCCATTATGCTCTGGTGAGGCTTTTAATAACCCAAGCTTCTGTCTTAACATCTTGTTTTGCAGAATTGTGGAGATACCGGAGGATAAAACAACCGCTGCTTGTTTGTGTCCTTTGATGCAGTGCGTATGTGTGAAAACAGACTTggtctcttgttttttttgtctttttgcacaACAACCACAGCCTCTTTCGTAATGGCTCTCGGCAAAGAGAGATTGCACACTTTCTGTTCTGAGGTCTCTTCCTTCAGGGCGGATGCATAATCATCttcctcctgtctgtgtggccAGGGGGAGAAGGGAAAATTGGGAAGGTGGTGGATATCCGTGGATGGGACACTGAGTCGGGGCGCAGCGTGGCCAGTGTGACGTGGTCCAATGGCACCACGAACGTCTACCGAATGGGTCACAAGGGCAAGGTGGACCTCAAGTACGTCTCTGACGTTGCAGGGGGCTATTACTACAAAGATCACCTCCCCAAGTTAGGTAGGTAGGAATGCTGTTTAAGGGATACTTGTCTGTTCCTTCACTCTTTTTCAGCTTCTTCTTTATCATTACCATCATCACCATTGTCTTATCCTTGCCATGAGGTGCAGATCCACAAACATCCCGCTCCCCCTTCTTCTGACTGTATACCCAGGGCAAAGAAGCACGGGAATATAATCTCACTCAGGACATACAGCTCATCCCAACAGCGAATCAAAGCAACACAGTCAAGTTCGGTCTTAACTTTGTGACTCTGGCATTGTTTGCGTCAAATGACGTGCTTGAATTTGTGAACAAGtgaaatttgaaaacatttaagtAAATGCATTTGTCAAGTAAAACGCTTTTATAAAAAAGACCGTAAAATTAAATCAACCCCCTAAAATTTCACATGGCGTTTAACGTGCTATGAAAGCTTAGCCATAAGTTACTGTAACgcagtgttttattatttttacagtgcAGTCACACTgctttatttgtgtgtgtgtgtgctgagaCGTTTATGGCATGCTGAGGCAGCAGAGCAATTACGCGTGCACCTTGATCGCTGGACTTGAGCTCAGCGTCCAGGACTCGTCTCCGGGACGGCGGTCCAGCCCGGTCAGAGGCCCGGGGGAGACCGGCTGGAACGAGCTCCTGACACTTCTCCTCCTTTCCGCCATACTGGCTGTTCGCGCAGGGGAGCACGCGGAGCTCCAGAGGCAGGAGAGCGCCGACGGACACGCCTTCCAGCAGGGGGACAAGGTGAAGTGCCTGCTGGAGGTCGACATCCTGCGGCAGATGCAGGAGGGTCACGGAGGCTGGAACCCCAAGATGGCGGAGGTACGGCTTCCGCTAGCTCTCCGTCTCTCGGCGCCTTCTGTGCCTGCTCAGGTGGTTTCCAGCAGCTGCGTGTATGAAACTCCTCCACTGCACCGTGTTTCTCTTGCAAAGTGTAGGATAGCACCTGTGCTCACCTACACTAGAGCTGCCATTGCATCAGTATTCAGTAACAGTCTTTGTTCAAATTCAGGCACCACAGTGGTATGCAGCTGCTTTTTCCAAACGGTTTCAGAATTTGTTACACCGATATTTCATTAAGACacgtatttatgtattttttggtATGGGGATGTTTCATTTAAAAGCCTTGTGAATTCTGGTGTCAGAGGTAAGAGactatgctttttgttttactgtgtCCACATCTGGACATGTGGGCGATAAGACATCCCTAGAACGTAATCTCTAGAAAAACCTGTTCTGCTGTGGAAGAGCACTGAGCATGAGTCAGGGATTTGAACCTGTCTGGGGTCTTTGGTTTCAGTGCAGAGAAGGTGGTTTGCCCCTTGAAGAAAATTGAGTTATTTTTGCTTTCTAAATGCAGTGGATGCTTTTGTGTCTATTTTTCTTATTCCACCAAAACATGCATCAAGACAGCTTTACAGTTTGTGAGTGTATCACTCAGGTCAGGGCTGATGAGCACACtgcctttactgtatgtcatacaGCATACTACTGTAATCATCCTTTTAATTAGTAAATTGATTAATTGCAAGAGCAGGATTGCAATGAAGGTGCGGGTTGCACTAAATGCAAACAAATGAAGTGTGTATGTTGAATGCTGCTTTACCATAGACTGGGTTAGAAAGCACAGAGCCTACTCAGGAGTTCAGCTTTCAGTTCCCAGAACTGggtgacacacacacatacacacacggCTGACGATCCAAATAAAGGTGCATGCAAATACACTGCTACATAAACCTGTGTATTTATGAAAAGGTCTCAAAGCATGCTTTTTGCATCATTCTGGCTGACAATAGCCAGGCTGGATGCATAAAAGTAGACATCCGTACAGTGAAATTGGTATCTGTTATTCCAGATCTGCACACCTGACGCTCAAAGCTTGCTGTGAATCAATGACTAAACGGCCTCTCCTGTTctatgttacagtacattagccGAATAGGAACTGTGCACAGGATCACTGACCGGGGGGATGTCAGAGTCCAGTACAGCAATAACATCCGCTGGACTTTTCACCCAGGGGCGCTCACCAAGGTAGGGAGATAAGCAGGAAAGAGAAGCTTCAGTTCAGGGGAGGTTAAGCTCCCAAGTTCTAAGCAGTCCTTGCCCATGGAGATGTAGCATTTGTGAAGTTCCAGCATTCCTGGAACTTGGTGACACGAACTGGGAAAGTGCATCAATCATGCATTAGGATGCCAGAGGCGAATTTCACCCTAAGTGACtactttattttgcttttaatttctcTTGTATTCATGCGATTGAGTCGAAGTAGTGGCTGAATTTTGATTTGTTGGTCTTGTTTGCTTATGGGGTTGTGTTTTGCTTGCTTTGGAGAGTTACAAAATCTTTACCATCGAGGTGGTCGATGTTgtataagtgttttttttttccagtgtcatGGATGTCCCTAGGAGATGCAAAGAAAAGACTCTGTAGTGCCGAGAATGTGCTtcgttttttaaaatttgaggTTAATGTGTACCTCCGTCCCTAACGGGGAATTCGTTTAAAGGATGAAAAAGGGTAAAGATGTCTGGTCCTCCCGGGCGCGTTTAACGTGGTAAAGTGATGCTGCCTTAATTGTTCTCGTATAGTTAAGCGTTTTAAAAAAGTACCCAGAAGCACAGCAACAAAGCAGCACCCAGACGCACTTATAAAGGCAGCTACTTCAAATGAAGTGGTGCCATTAACTGTAATTAGGAGCAGGAGGCCCGTGGTGACGAGGTGGAAATGAGAGGGGCTTTGGCAGCAAGGCCCCTGGCGACGGTGGGCTGAGAGGGAGGGTCTGTCTGCGGGGCCCCCGACCCTGACAGGCCCCTGGGGGGTGCGCGTGGTTCCCCAGAGCCAACCAAGGGAGGATGGCGTCCCCCGCTCTGATTTCACATGGTGTTTCCTCAAGGCTGCCCTCAAAAATGACCTCTACGCAAATCTGCACCTACACCCCGACCCAGTCTCAACACAACCTGTACGCTGTGAGATTCACAAAgctgatatttactgtatggtAGGGTTGCCATTCGGAAACTGCTTGTAACCAAGGCCAGTGCACGGCATTGCCTAACCTAGGTTCATGAGCACAACACCTAGATTTCTTagcagtggggaaaaaaagtaatacggTCTGgccttttactctttttctactgtacatctggaCAGGTTTATGTTTGGACAAAGCCAAAGTAAGCCAGGAGTCACTGggtctgattattgccctgcgTGGTAGAATTACAGCCAATAATTCAGCCAGCGAGGTGCACCCCTATGACACAAACATTGTTTCCACAAGATGTTCCCGTATTCCAAGGCAGTAACACCCCCACATACTCTTCTCAACACTTCTTCTGGTTTCGTGAACACGAGAACAAAGTCAAACATGGCCTCCCCCAGTCACCAGATCTAAACGCCATTGAACCTTTATGGAAAGGTTTGGAACGATGAGTGTGGAGTAGATTTCCATCTCCTTCGTCTCTCCGGGAACTAGAGGCTTTCCTTCTTGAGGAATGGTCCAGTATCCCAATGGAAACAGTTTAAAACTTGTATAACAGTATTCCAAGAATGATTGAGGCTGTTCAGCAACCCAACTCCCTATTagttaataaatattcatatattgcttggtgtttccattattttgtccATCTCCTTCATATACATGGATGATACATAGGTAGGACATCCACAGAAGAAAATTATGCTTTATAGAAGCAGATGTTGGTTACAGCTGGAAGAATTCTTGCCCAAAttacacatttcaaaataacaggCTGTCTGGTGGTTAAACTTGACTTAAAGAGTCCGACTTCTTTAAAAGAGAGTAACATGAAACTTTTAAAGTAGCCTTTCCTGCTtacaatacatatataaaatatataaaaaatttaATTCTCCATCAAGTCAGCCAAGAAAGAGATATTAATAGCAAGACTGTTTGGAGCCTAAAAGACTAATCCGCCTATGCTGGTATTGCACAGAAGCCAGACAGACATTTTAAAGAACTTTTATTTGAGGAATGTGCAAAAAATTCAACATCAGTGGAACTAATAGTGTCTTTTTCCGTGTTGTTGTCATTTGCAGTTTTCCACTTAATCATGTCAATAATATTACCACATAAACAGGTTATGGGTTAGTGCTGTGTATTCCACTACCACagtgttatttattttcattctctGCAGTGATCTGAGAATTAAAAGGACCTCCTGTTTAAAAAggcctgtttgtgtgtgtgtgggtgtggtgcgtgtctgtgtttgtggcagtctgccctgtgatgtcaggcgtcccctccagggtgtagcctgccttgcTCCCGTTGCTTGCTAGGCTCCGTCTCCTCcccaccctgaattggaagaggccattagaagatggatggatgggttgGGGTGGGAACCCATGGCTTGCGGTGGCAAACTGGACTGTTCTCTGCCTCCTTTTGTACGTAAAGGCTGTGCTAAAACCTCTGCTTCTGCCCAGGTGCACACTTTCGGGGTGGGAGACCTGGTGCGCGTGCTGGACGACATGGACAACGTCAAGCGGCTCCAGGCTGGCCACGGCGAGTGGACGGACAGCATGGCGCCTGTGAGTGGACCCCGTGCTTCCGAGGACACAAATCCCCAGTGACAGATCGTTACCCGTCCTCCTCGAACCCAAGACCTTCTGAGTTAATTCTCCAGCTTCCTTAGTTTTTCATTCTGACTATCCCAGCTTTATGAGAGTTGTAGGTGTTGATTTGAGGAATGAGGTGGGAGCTGGTTTTAAAGCGGATTTGCTTGTTGCGTTGCGCCGCCAGGTGTTGACTTCCTGTGCCTCCTTCGCAGGCGCTGGGGCAGATGGGCAAAGTGCTGAAGGTGTACGCGGACGGTGACTTGAGGGTGGCTTTTGGAGGGCAGACCTGGACCTTCAACCCTGCGTGCCTCACCTCCCAGCCCGCGGAGGTGGACGCCAACCTCATGACCACCGAGAACCCCAACGAATCCGGAAGTAAGGACGTGGGGACGGCTCTCGGGCAGACAGCCTCCAGGCGTTGCTGTCTCTCCTTGTCCAGCCGGCCTCCTGCATGCGCCTCCTGCCTTCCcgtttctcctctctctctctcgtcacGCTTTTCCATTCAGGATGACACCATCCTTGGAAATGCGCTCGCGGAAGGATGGCTCTGAGCTTCTAGCCTGCACTGGGTTTCTAAAAAAAGCCTTTTCCGTCTCTGCGTTCAAAAGTTTTATAACGTTCTGCCGCATGTTGGAAATGCATTGTAAAACGGGGTAAATAGGAACACAACTCTTttgaattttttgtttttcctgcatGAAGTCAAGATCTTTCCTGCAACTGTTGTCATTTGTCATGTAACCACAGTCCTCCGTGCTGCACCATGTCACTGCCTTCATGTTTTCAAAAGAGCTGGCTGTGTTTTTAGGTTGTATCGCAGAAACGTGTGCTTCCAAGTGTGTGTGTTGACCATAAACCTATGCATTTTGGGGCTGGTATTCAATTCACTATTGCTGTTCATTCTATGTGTTGCCTGAGTGAAATTCTCTAACTTCATGCTGCTTTTGCCTTCTCTGTACACACAGCGTTCGTTGCCGGGGGGACTTATGGCGTGCCAGCAAGGGGAATTGTGATTAATTCCTCTATTGTGCTTTTTGGGTGTGGCACAGACATTGCAAATGCTCTGCTTTTGTGTTAAACTGTACCTAATCATGGAGTAGATAGAAAGAAGGTTTGCAAAAGAATGCTGTCAATTTctctgctgtatttttttttagcctCCGGAGCTTCTTCAATTAATACCTTTTAGCGCTGTGCCTACCCTCAGAGCCCCTGCGAAGGGTCTCTCACTGTCCTGTGCTCGGTCTCCCGCCCACTCCCCCACCCCCACTGCAGGCACCGTCATCTCTGTGCTGGAGAAGCTGCTGTCCCAGTCCACCGAGCTGGACCACCCCGGGCGGCTGGTCATCGAGGCGGCGCATGGCAGCGCCAGCAAAGTCCGAGACCTGGTGCAGAAGTACCCAGACAAAGTGAGCgccgcctttttttttttttcgcctTTTGGTCACGGGGCTTGGTTTGCATGATAAGTGTAGGGACTCTTATCATGTACATCTTTCAGGATAATAATGTATTctccaacatgtttttttcttatgatGTCTTAATCTTATGTGATCTGCTGGATTCAAAACACTGAGGACTACAGTTGGATCTAGTCCCCAGATCTAGGACCTCATCGCAATGCAAGGCACACCAGAGACTGGAGCTGTGCATAACCCTGTCCTGTGCGTTTCTGTGTCCTGCACAGGTGGACATCAAGAATCAGGGCAAGACGGCTCTGCAGGTGGCTGCCCATCAGGGGCACGTGGAGGTGGTGAAAGTCCTGCTTCAGGCCAACAGCAGCATTGAGGTCAAGGACGAGGATGGGGACACAGCACTGCACTACACAGCCTTTGGGTGAGGCTGGCGTTCGGACAGGGCTGTGTGTAGAGTCTGTGGCTGGTGTTTCACATGCTACACATACCTTTTAATTTATGGGCAATCCACTTAGCAATCCattgtctttttaattattgATAGTGCCTTCAGCCAAACCGATCAACCAGGACTAGCGGTCTTATCAATTATAGTGTTGCATGTGACAGGTGTCGAAATTGTCAGGTGTGGTCTCTATTCTTGTCTCTTTTCTCAGCATGTGAGCAGAGATAGTTCTCTCTCCCCCTTCCCTGCTGCAGTACCTGTTGAAACCAGGCAGGCTATTTCTGCAGTGTTTTTTCATAAACCGCTCTCCCCCTCCTGTGTTttatcagatttgttttttgttgtgacTGCCTCCCCCTTTCTCAGGAACCAAGCAGAGACTGCGCGGCTACTGCTGAGCAAAGGTGCCAGCGTGAACCTGCTGAACAACTCCATGTGCACAGCCCTGCACATCGCGGTCAACAAGGGCTTCACGGAGGTGGTGAGGGTGCTGTCGGAGCACAATGCGGATGTCAACCTGCAGGTGAGGGCTTCCCATTGAGCACTGAGCCCGAGCGGGCAACCTGCCTCCACTGCCAAGTGAAAACACCCTGTGTGATTTTCAGCTAACAGCACCCTTGCCCAGAAGAGTCTAAAGCTTTCTAATTGAGGGATTTCTATCCTCCTGTTTTTCACCGCTTTGGAACATTCTacattttttccttctcttcctTCAGTTATGTAACTGGACTGGGCTTTCCTGTGTAACTGGACTTCTGTATGTGCCCGTGGTTGTGTCTTTTCACCAGTCCTCGGATGAGATTTCCGACAATATTCTTTTCAACAGGACAGAGATGTGCTATATGTGTGTGTATAATCACAACAGTGGTATTGCAAATAATCATTGTTAGTAGTGATTAAAGAAACATCCCTGGCCAATGGATAACTTTTCTAAATTGGAATATAGTGGAGACATAAAGACTgccaattgttttttaaagaaaggttCATTGATGCAAATAAACTCTTGACAATGGGGTGCACAACATATCCCTTTTCATTCTTGGGCTGTAATgaccttatttttgtcactAGTTTTAATGGAAAAGCTGGGACAAAGATCCAGTTACGCAACCATCTGTAATCTCTACCCCCTTTCTGCCTGActaataataaaatgctttggTTTCTGTTCcggtttttaaatgcacttcaggGAACCTTGCAAGGCCATTAGGAATAGTCAAAACAATGTATAAGAAGAAAGAAATGGGAAATAAACAGTTGAATTAATAGTGCTGTGTGCTTTGTCAACAAGAATTGAAACCGAATTGTGTAAACTGAACATTGGAGGTTGCCCAGAAACAGAAGGCAACTTCTAACCCTTTTCCACAGTGCCTCTGCTCTGACTCTTACTTTCCCGTACTGTAGGTGAAAGCGGAGTTGCTggttgtttgttttcattttaaaaattaacagtGGCATTCTCTGCGATGATAACGGTCTTCCTTGTGCTGTAACGTTTAATCTGGGGATCCTTGTCAAGGAGTGACAAATGGTCAAGATCCGCTCTGCTCTTCTGCCCCGGCACGCAGGACTCGTACGGGGACACCCCCCTGCACGACGCCATCGCCAAGGACTTCAGGAACATCATCGAGATCCTGACGGAGGTGCCCACCATCGACTTCACCCAGCAGAACACCCGCGGCTTCAACCTGCTGCACCACGCGGCTCTGAAGGGCAACAAGCTGTAAGTACCTGCAGCTGGCCTGTGATCGCCGGGGTCGGCACGTCTCCTGTGTCCAGGGGGGGCAGAGTGCCACAGGCCTGGTCAGCACGTGCCAACTGGACACCCGCCACTCCCAGTGCAGGGCATCAGGTCCGACGCTCGgttgtttttcttaagaaaCACCGATGATCACGAACTTCTTTTGAAGTTATAGATGGTAAGAATCAACAGGAAATGACCGTGAAGAATGTCTCCATTACAATTAAGATCGCTACAAGTAAGGCTGTTGCAGTTTTTGTCCCCGTCTCCCCGGCTGTAATTGTAGTCCGACTCGCTGACGACTCGCTTCTTCTGCAAAGTGTGTTTGAAAGCATGCTCAGCCGCTAATGGGGCTGAAGCAGCTATTTCTGGTTAAAGACATGCACACCCAAATACATAATCGTATTTACGGTAGCAGTGATCTAAGTGCGAGATTATTTACATTGTAGTAGGCATTGCTGTGGTAATGGCCCATTCACTTACTAACAGCGATAACTTTAATCTCCATTATCATATTTTCAGGCAGAGTAAATGTAAGGTTCTTTAATTCACTGAAATCAGGCTTCTCCCAGCTGAGCACCTTCTCAGAATGATGCTGAGAAAACAGCTAGGGTATGTTATGGAGAAGCACAATAACTGTAGTATATGACTGATAGTGAGGTGCCTTCTGATGATCCTCAAAGGCATAGATCAAGTCAGTTCATTGGacctcttcagaatcaacaggaAAGCACAAGCCAGTGGGCACAGATGGATATGTAAGGGTaggtgcttttaaaactgataactaGAGTCACTCAGTGGGTTGTGTTGAtgctggaacaaactacccagcctTTTTTGTAGAAGCCCAAACATACCCTGTCTttgcaagaaacagctggacaaAATTATTGGATCAAGGAGCTTTTACCAAAAGCACTAGTTGGACTGAATTTACCCCCTTTTCTTTGTAATAACAAGAGATGTGTTGTGtcagttctataaaaacaagCTGTTGATTAAACTCTTTGGTGACCCGGAGGCCTTAAGACCTATCTATGTGTCACCAATTTCTTCTGTACATTAAAATATTCCACCTGTAAACCATTACGTTTTTGTTAGTTCTGTAATAAGCCTCAGACTTGTCACTGAATTGTAAATGAGAAGCACATTTGTGCTTTCAGGGGAATGAGCAGAAAGCTGTGGGAAGCGGTGTAAAGctactgtttttaatttaaaccaaTAACACCCCGAGCCTGTGGGTGTCTGATAATAATTTTGATTCTCAGACACAATTAGGCAGTGACTGCTGAGGAGATCAGTGGAAGTTCCTGCTTAACCCCATCAGAGTCACTGATCAAGTCATTACCTAAAATATAGGCTTCTAAAAACTTAAGAAGACTTTTGCGCTATGACTGTCGACTGCATGTTGTTGATTACATTTTAGGATGATAAAATGAATTGTTGGTCTCTTTCCTTTTTGAAGTTTAGCAAAGGTCTGAGCAGAGTCAAGTTACAGCCCATGTCTACTTCCCAGAAGTTTTACCCTAAATGTAAAAATCTGCTTCTGAAGGGTTTTTAATGTCAATCACAGTATCTGCCACAAAAAGGCAAGGGTCTGAGACAGGGGAAGAGATTGGCACAGAGGGTCAGTTGAATGAGCCAGGAGCCCCATCTGTTTAACAAGAGGCTTTAAATCTGCGTTTTCGCTGCAGTTGCTTTCATCCTTGTGCCCGGAAGAATGCATTTGATTGTGCATGCAGTTCTTACCCAAATTCACAGTGTCCCCGAGTACATGTCTTATGTTCTGCATTTAAGCAGCGAATAGGCATCATAGCTGACAGTAACTGaaaagatgttattttttaatatttacttgTTCCACACTTTCAACTTTTTGGTTTCTAACATTTTTGTTCCATTCTGAAATTTTTCTCTTCGCAAATAATCCTCTTTTATTTCTGATTCCTTTGGCATGCTTCTCTTAACCTATCAGTCATGGGCCTTTCTGTTTCCCGTGTTTCCCGTCTAGGAAGTGCGAAAGACCCAAGTACTCTGAATTGCCAGTACTGGTCAGTAGAATCCAAAAAAATAGTAGTAAAAGTTATAGGATTAGGATGGGAGATAGGATTAGGGGTAGCTTTGAAGCAAGATTTAGAACTCAG from Lepisosteus oculatus isolate fLepOcu1 chromosome 25, fLepOcu1.hap2, whole genome shotgun sequence encodes:
- the mib2 gene encoding E3 ubiquitin-protein ligase MIB2 isoform X4; protein product: MGIGSSFAQSSDQIFTIRVALTPRQNLSRIILKGIFQGVRVVRGPDWDWGNQDGGEGKIGKVVDIRGWDTESGRSVASVTWSNGTTNVYRMGHKGKVDLKYVSDVAGGYYYKDHLPKLGEHAELQRQESADGHAFQQGDKVKCLLEVDILRQMQEGHGGWNPKMAEYISRIGTVHRITDRGDVRVQYSNNIRWTFHPGALTKVHTFGVGDLVRVLDDMDNVKRLQAGHGEWTDSMAPALGQMGKVLKVYADGDLRVAFGGQTWTFNPACLTSQPAEVDANLMTTENPNESGSTVISVLEKLLSQSTELDHPGRLVIEAAHGSASKVRDLVQKYPDKVDIKNQGKTALQVAAHQGHVEVVKVLLQANSSIEVKDEDGDTALHYTAFGNQAETARLLLSKGASVNLLNNSMCTALHIAVNKGFTEVVRVLSEHNADVNLQDSYGDTPLHDAIAKDFRNIIEILTEVPTIDFTQQNTRGFNLLHHAALKGNKLATEKILARARQLVDVKKDDGFSALHLAALNNHRDVAEILLKEGRCDVNIRNNRNQTPLQLAVTQGHAEMVQLLVTEGADVNAEDEDGDTAMHIALSRQQLAATVAASEGEGSSLYARLHGSGLLGNLELNVGAAMACFLAQEGADINYANHKGKHPLDLVTDGMVVQLIKNFSEKHRDQQLQSHSCGTGVGSSSLRRVHTTPNTMTNLAMPSAAGPSECLICSELALLVLFCPCQHSVACEECAHRMKKCIKCQVTITKKIRQDNTEVECSPSSENSDQHNLLEQLQFRFRQMEERITCPICIDNQIKLVFQCGHASCVECSAALKTCPICRQAIRERIQLFV